Genomic segment of Harmonia axyridis chromosome 6, icHarAxyr1.1, whole genome shotgun sequence:
tccatcgttgttttattgcaattaaaagttctatagctctgaaaaaacaccctttataaaccaaaataaaatggaGGACATTCAGAGCAGTTTATATGTGTAAAGTACAAGTGAGTAAGAGAAATAGAATATCAATTCTACTAATCTACAACGAATTATCATAAACAATTATActtatatataataattaaaagtTTAGATACCCATAATGCGTCTAAGTAATAGCATTAATAAATATAtcgagtttttttaattttctattctTCATTCTTGGGATATTGATTTAAGGTATCATTATGAAGAGGTAAGTAAGTATGCGTCGGTAAAATCACTTACTGATGTCTTTTGGCGTGGCAACTAGCAAACAACACCTACTGTCTTGTCCAAAGATAGCGTACCTACTAGATCAATAAAGTGAATAAAGCAAAAATAAATTCGAAGGACACTTAGTTGCAAAAATGTTATTATAAGAATGATATTATACAAATTTTTCGAAGGTTTGTTTTAAATATTTGTATGAGTCATGCATTAATTGAATGATGATCTTCCAGGATCATTTAATTAATAGTACCCGAAAAAAAGGTGAATTAGATACCTAGCAATAGATATATTAAAGGTTTCAACTCAAACtatcattctgaattttttaatagaACATAATTCGACTTACCAACAAAAGCACTGACCAAAACTGTAGTGATTAGGAATTCTTTAGCATTGATTGAGGTCATTTTAGAGGactatttttgttatataattAAACTGATTTACGATCACTCGATCACTGTAAATGATGGATGTGTGGATTGCTTGAGTTATGGAGATCGATAATTTCGGATATTCACGGGTAATATCATCGAAAGGTGGGTCAAAGATAAGATAAAATGATCATTTTCCCCTCTGAATCAGATCTTATCAGATAAAACCGATATTTTCTTAATACAAACGAAAGAAAGTTGAGTTCTGAAAGTGTCTGATAGATAAATTCGGATCAGTGTTGAGAGCTTTATTGCATAATACTGTTTGCATAAAGTACATAAATTTCCTTTCCAAGAAATCATTTATTGGCGCCATATTGAGCTCCTGCAATCCAAAGCAGTcgaaaatctgaatattttgaagTGAGGATATCTACAGTACACAGCTCAAATCGTATAACACTGTAACTATTTcctttccaagaaaatcatttaTTGGCGCCATATAAAGCTTCTGGAACTAAAAGCAGTcgaaaatctgaatattttgaagTAAGGATATCTACAGTACACAGCTCAAATCGTCTAAAACGCCAAGTGAAAAGTCCCCgctctaccatagtaaaacacatttcaggctaaattcgattttattattcaacatagttgcctccgaatgcgatacagcgattatagcgatcttccaacattccgataccatttttgtagtacgatttgtcttttgctccggaatggcgctaaatttctttccagcgaacattctttttAGGTCTGAGAAGAgtaaaagtcgctggaggccagatctggcgaatacggtggatgcagaagcaattcgaagcccaattcatgcaattttgccattgttttaattgatttaggatacagcgcattgtcttgatgaaacagcacctttctttcttcaaatgggtccgttttttaacgatttcatctcataaacgatccaataacgctatttaataatcgttgttgatggtctggcacttttggatgtaatcaatcaatattataccttgcgcacccagaatactgatgccataaccttgccagccttctgttgtgtttttaatcgctttggattcggttcatcgtgtgcagtccagtCAGCTcactgtcaattggactccggagtcaaattatggagccatgtttcatacattgtcacatatcgacgcaaaaattcagatttattgtaCTCAAtgagcttcaaacactgctcagaatcattaacacgttgttgcttttgatcagttgtgagctcgcgcggcacccattttgcatacagctttctcatgtaccaatattcgtgaatgatatgatgtacacgttcagatgatatctctacaatgtctgctatttcaatcaacttcactttatggttattcaaaattattttttgaaccaTTTTGgcttttttcgtcggtgactgcCTCTTTTatgcgtccactgcgttcgccgtcttcggtgctcatttcacctctTTTAAagttagcataccaatcaatgatggttgattttcctggaaaCTCTCCATCAAGCCTAGATTTTGCTTATTTTTGCCCTTCAAACAGCCATTTTTTATCAGCCcgcgaaattttttttccatcttttttcaaataacaaaagtagctacactcacaacgcaatatctcacaaaataatggtcggactgctgttaaatattttcagttgatcttGAAATACGATCATGGTTTGGATTGATCTCATcactgtatatatttttttgagatagagcatcAAACAATGAAGTATGTGTAGATAAAGTATTAGAAGATGAAATGTAAACGGAACATTATACATTTTAACGTATGAAacacaagagcacagataacaACCACAGCAAAAATTCTTTTTCCCCATAAAGGTATAGTGATGGGTTTGTTGTCTACActtacttgtcccaacagctcaaattttgcCACCAGTTCCACTACTGCTGTctagaaggtgcttcacgaccaTTCAAAAATGCTTTGGTTTTGCGAACTATAactacaaaattttcaccattcttGCAATGGGTTTTTGAAACGTGTTCGTTCCATTTTCAGCAATAaaatagtttttacttgtcaaatgtcaagagataacagcttcaaaattgacagcgggctattcaaaatgaaacctcctgTTGAAAAACCCTGTACATATCCAATTTGGTGGCAGCTAAATATCTCTTGGACGTCCATAAAGCATCCAAAACCCAAACTATGGGATATCTTATGGATTTCTGGAATATCCGTTACATATATCCGTAAGGCAAACCTGCCCTATGCGAAATATGAGGCCTAAATTCTTTTTACTAGACCCTGCAGTACCATTTTATAGGTATGTATATCTCTTCACAATATTTTCCATCATTGCAGAATTCAAACGCCAAGAAGGTGATGTCACATAAAAGTTGACGTTATACACGCGGTCTAAACAATCACGTTTGTTAATAAATTAAGAAGGATAAGATTGCCTGTTGATAGTTAAGTTGTTGAATcaataaattcatatttttaattACCATAATGAATAGTAGATACCTACACCTGCCACTTTTCTTATAAAAGGATTGGTGATTCCACTACAATCAAGTTGAAAGAATGCTGAACACGAATAACAAGAAAATGTTGATTCTTCACGCCAATTAAGTTATCTTTCAATGTACCAGACGAAAGATAAATTTCACTAAACCGTCTATGTTGAACGATTAAAAGAATCCAAACATACTACGGATTTTTGGCGATATGATTTAATCTACTTACTCTTTGGTTGAGCTGCAGAATTTTTCAAACCTCAGACAGAATCAATAATGTATCCAGCAAAgtttgttttaaatttttcaatcgtGCTATCTTGTCTTTTTTTCACAAGTAAGTAATATCCAATCTAAGATAAATATGGATGATCTAATTAAGTGATAGAAGGTATTTGATCATATTCGCAAAGTAACTGATAAAATTTCTAGTTTATTTTCCATCCTTGAAAAGATTACAGAAATTTAAAGAACACGAACGTGTGATTTTATACTGAATTTGTTGAGGTCACATAATTATTCGATGATATGTAACATCATGTCAAGTTATTGTTACTGTATTGAACTTTTGTCATTACTGAGTACAAtcatgttttcgaaaaaaaaaaataaatgtagaaAGAGATGAACGATATTACAAGATATTAAGGTTATCATAATTCATAATGTAGTGCCAAGTATGTACCTAATGAAATCGATTGAAAGTATCAAAGATGAATATTCTGAAAGTAAAATATGGTTACACCTGTAGAACGTATGGGTCAGTGTCATATTCTAGATTTTTACACAAAAGACTAATTTATCAATTAGATATTTCATTCTAAAAGTTCTAaggatattcttcttgaattcttgattttgatgaaacaattcaataatcactgaatgttgttgaattggagaaaatatgaagTAAATTCTTTTCTATATCTTGTGAATATATTGAAATCTGAGCAAGTAAAGATTAAGCTATTCCGTAtttatatttctgaagaaatacCCTTCTTTGGTTTTAgcgaaagaaattttttttattattgacctaaaaaagaaaattgaaatttccttGAAAAGTCAAATTTCTACTGACTAACATTAATTGAAAATACTCGACGGGGTCCCGGAAATATAGACTCAACATATTTTCCACCCCTGTGATTAGTTTCAAAACATTGTTATGTATACTATATCCTGTATCTTcatgatatttatattatccgaaaataattcataaaaattgaTAGCGACCTATAATTTTATCTTTGAAAGTTTTTCTTGACtcaaatcaatttcaatataagaattatctagaaaaaattgaatcgcaACTTCATTTAAATATTCTCCCAATAATGTTTTTGAGAATGTTATGACCATCAATTTTTGTTGTTCACAAAACAGCGTTCTATGTTCTTTCAAATAATGTTGAATATAAGAGCGCATCCGCCAAGTCGAATAACAATAGATATAAATACcacaaatttttgtgaaatgagcCAAGAAAGAAggaagtattaaaaaaaaataatacgtacactcattgaaaaaattttattatttcgagtTGGTAAATATATTATGATTAATATGAAGATTTTATATTTTAGGTGGAGGCACTAGTGTAAAATCCTGCTACTATTGCAATGGAAACTGTTCAGAATTCAGAATTGTCAACTGTACCAGACCAGAAAGTGGCTGTATTTCCTACATGGTTAGACAAAGTATGTTTTCAAAATCTttctaatattttttataaactcaatattttaggtgataaaatattatcaaaacatTTCGTTCTTAGTTCACAATACAGGGTgcttcaaaattcagtatcaagtggcattttgaaaaatttttaaatggtgATTGTAAAAATACACAGGAGTGCAATTTTTCAATGCTCAAAGCCGTTTTCGTCTctgaatttttttgtgatgtgtATTCTcaattatgaaatgaatttttctttccGCTCATGAACTTGTTTGACTCTTGTAATAATAATTATGTATCTGTGACTATCATCaagaagaaatatgaaaaaactttttgttaTTCAATTAGCATTCAATTAATACAAATCTGAACGTCAGTTATTCCCCAGTTCATTGTCTCAATGcaaaatttattgcaaaaaaaaaattcatttcgttTCTCAATAACTGTCTCATATGCGTAAAAATAACGTAAGAAAAACAAGTTTGCAAACAGAACAGAGAATTAAATTCATGTGTTAGAAAGAAATGAGGCACTACAAAATACTCTTGACGAAATTTCGCCTTGTTGATTCATAAAATCACTCGATATgctcatttatttcaaattcaatcatacATCTCGAAATCTGAAagacatattaaaaaaaatcaaaaatctagaaatttcaatattcgaaGCGCGAACTATGGGTtcatattcagaaaaaaactctTATTTTGACCTTAAGTGTGGGCCCCTGAAAtttcgaaacaccctgtattcatCCTGTTGTTCTTGTTAGGAATTATATAGAACATATAATTTCGTTTCTAGAGAAAATCTTGTTGACGTTTTGCAAGAAGTTGCAAAAGACATAACTTTTGTCTTTTTCCTTGTAGACCATAAAGTCGACACCTTCAAAAACTGTTATGCTTCCGCCACATGGAACTGTGATAGAGTGGGAAAATGGatctcaaataaatatcttCAAATAAGTGTTATGGACTGTCAAGTGTGCCAGGAAGATGGATGCAATAAAAACACGTTCCAATCAATGAACACATCTCCAAGAGCGTCACTTTCCTGTGTCCTGGTTTATTTCATCTTTTTACTTTTGTTTCTGTTTATATGAATCTACTTAGTGGAATATCTCGATTTCAGAGATTGATTCTGAATTCTCTTTTAAACTGTTGTACTTCTTTCATGTTCCTCATTTCTTCATTAGGtacttaattaattaataaaagtGATTTAATAAAACAGTTTTCAAGATAAAGGGCAgtttcatattatcaacagtttCATATTTTCAACTATTTCTATTTGGAtaatcaaatatataacatcgaaGAATTAATTGCTGAAGAATAACACATTATTCGATGCTTCAGAAAACAGATACCTTATCCTTAAATCAGTttagttttatttcatttttagtgCAACATCAATTCGCTCTAGATTAAAATGGATAACATTCATTTTGTCCtcgttttttcatttatatattacACATATATGCATATCGTTAGTTTAAAAGTGTATTCTTGAAAACATTATCGCACTGGATCTGGTAAATGTGAACATAGTTAATTAAAGTGGACCAAGGACGCCACCTTGCGGAGGCTCAAAATATTTTATCTTGAATGTATCTAAATATTATCACAAAATAGATTTTGCTGAAGAATTGTTCTAAAAATTGAAGCAACGAATCAATAGGTCTGTATATCAGTAGCACttaaacaaataatattatgtccTAGCGTTTGAATGCAATTTGAGTTACCCATAGACGATTTCTATAAAATAGCTAAGATTAAATCGTCATGAGAAATATTCTCGTGGAATTAAAACTAATTCCTTGAATGTTAGGTAGCCAACTTGGATTAATGTTTCATTGTCTggttatcaaatttcaataaagaaaaaacaggTTCAATAGTTAAGTTTactatttttgaatatatacTGTCCTCCATATATTCTTCAGCAACACCTTCAGATTTCACCGTAGTTATCCTGGCTCCAGCTTCTTCCAGAAGATTAGAAGAGTTGCTGAAGTTTGATGCAGAAAgtgacctgtatatttttcaggATCACATAAACCCAGATATTTAGCATTAATACATGGAATTTTGCTAAATCTGTTTTTTCCAACTTGTAGTTTTGTATAATGCCCTTCCTGTATAGGTccgaattttttttggcaatacCGTGGACGTGAAGACATGGATTCTTCCATCAGCTTCAAACTATTCATTTTGTCTTCTTCAACAATTGTGGAAACGCTCTTTTCAGCGGTTTTGGTCACTGGTACATTTACCAAAACAATTATTACAAAATATCTATGACGTGAGTAACAGAACAGACATGGAAAGTGGAAACCTTGGTAGCCATGGCACCAAATTACCTCGTTCCGGCTTGCTGAAAGGAGTCTAACATTACTCATGCTACCTCTAAAAAGGCTAAAGGTGGTTTAGATAACTCCATACCATAACCGAACTTTGGGATAAACATGCCTCTCAATTGGGGATCACTGCCTTAACCAAGTCGCCTTCTCAACCATTCCCAGTCATCCTGCAGGGTTGAACAAAATCATGCCCATTGTGCTGTACTCCTGGTCCACGGCTAGTTTTACTCTACAAGTCGATGGTTTCAATGCTCTTGGGTTAAAGGTGACACCTAGTGTGGGCGGAATGAAAACTTCATTTGAACTCACCTCTCATGTGCAGTCCATTGGCTTGCGATTTCTCAGGTTGTTGCGAAATCATCTTCCAAAGCTAGCAATTTTAAGAGGCAGTTTTGAAAATCTGTTATGCAAACTCGCCAATGGCTCTTCGTGTTcagtcttgttgaaaccatatCTGACAATAAACCACAACAGTTCCTTAACTTCTTGGTAGTCTAGCACCAATGTcatagtattattattattatttcacttaATCGGGGTCGTTACGACTCTGTTAGCCTGCCTGGACCTGCGACCAAATTGATAATTTGTTCCTTACTATTCATACAAActcagggaggccgtcgatgatgttaacgaaaccgacgacatccttaggagacTTGGCTATTAATTcctgagtatccagaactgacttttccatatgaatggttcttagacCAGTCAGCTCTGGGTATTTGCCCACTATATGTTCGACTgttctcatctgctgacttatccatgcggtacaaaagttATTTGCACCGACAGGCCTTTCAGCATCATCTTGGTATAAAAACTTCAATATcctttccaataagaggtttcattttcattttgagagAGATCAAtgtatgtttatttcattgtaagaCAAGGGTATGTCATTAACTATGGAAAAAAAAAGCCAAATGGACGCTATAGCTATAACTTCAAAGATTCCTTCATGAAGTCTTGAATCGATCATGTAGCATTGGAATAGACGTTtctccaaagaaaaaaatctgaaggtgttaaatcagaagatctcggtggccaattgtgaacaattcttcgagaaataagatgGTCACGaaacttttcttgaaaaattgcgattgtttcttGGTTGTGTGGGCACGTTGCACCGtcttaatgaaaataaacgtcatATTCATCAATGTCGTCCAATTCAGGCAATCAATATCATAAGTCAATACTCGGTAGCGCAAtgcattcaccgtaacagttgcaccagctaCAATTTCGAATCAGTAAGGTTCAATCACAACACCAGCTCCAAAattgacacgttgaggatggagaggctttccAACAATCATCTTTGtattttccgagccccaaatgcAACAATTCTGCTTATCAACGTAGTTTCCAAgttgaaaatgggcctcatcactgaagatgatttttcgatgaaaatctggATCATTTTGTTGCATTTCCAGGATCCAATCACTATTGCCTGCCGGAAGGGTGCTTCaggacgacccaaaagtgctttagttttgtgaactatgactgcaaaatttttataTGTTTGGTTGTGAATTCTAACATTTTCAATGCATTTTTGAGGCTTGTGTCAttgcatttttagtaatggtgtaattgtcaaatgtcaaaaaataacagcTGTCCAGATTGTGGGCTTTTGAAAATTAAACGtttcattggaaaatcctttacaATATTTCGACCCCATCAATGTAAGCTTGGTTAATTGGTGATAATTTGTGTTTTTCTGCTCACTGATCATAATCAATCCACAGCTAACCGATATCCTTAACTGAGATATGTCAACATTTCTGAAATCGTATTGTATTGTATATGTACTTTTACACCCTATTGTTAAAGGGCAAAATAAATGAAGATAGGAATAAGCAATAAGGTACCTCGATATGAAATGTTATTTGTGAACTACATTGCAGTGATAAATCAAATCCTTCGATCTACCTGATTTTGCacaatttcataaaattaaatCATTGATTTAATAGATTGATTGAAGCGAACTCAAACTCATTCAGTATAGGGATTCATAACTGTATTTTCTATCTGGATAAGGAACcatgtttttgttgtttttgtgaTGATAAActaaactaataaaaaaaaataaagaatacaAACTACTTTTACTGATTATTCGATTTTATATGTCActcgaaatatttcaccattaaACCAAA
This window contains:
- the LOC123681693 gene encoding uncharacterized protein LOC123681693 encodes the protein MYPAKFVLNFSIVLSCLFFTSGGTSVKSCYYCNGNCSEFRIVNCTRPESGCISYMVRQNHKVDTFKNCYASATWNCDRVGKWISNKYLQISVMDCQVCQEDGCNKNTFQSMNTSPRASLSCVLVYFIFLLLFLFI